In a single window of the Amycolatopsis sp. cg5 genome:
- a CDS encoding type 2 lanthipeptide synthetase LanM family protein translates to MSGTWWANGLAAHEPADQRPDWAAFAEGPFDVSPRPVPEDWRGAFASVFRPLIDAARRPIEAADVTGVDLEAVSRCLAEQLSLRICSLAARTLVFELNKARARGKLTGETSQDRFRDFVRQAGENLPQLFTAYPVLGRLVSQACLHASEAYLELLRRFADDRDALEGTVVDELGTLVKVSGGGDAHQRGRTVKLLEFSSGQQVIYKPRPLELHTRFAEVVRWLNKRVPGLELEAVDALVRPGYGWLRFVEHQPCADLTEVDRFYRREGILLALLYAVDGADVHFENLIARAGQPVLIDIETLFHPALPASEEAVDPAAGAVSRSVLRTCLLPQMFVGEHGAVDISGLGGGKGGKFPTDHVEWLDAGTDRMRITRAPGEFAAAVNRPTLGDRDIEPGEHGAALLAGFRIGYDAIESGATELRELLEQCADDVIRVLARPTNFYARLLDETTHPDLLRDASARDRAFALVWDDSAGDAARKRLAPSEIADLWDGDVPMFTAKPGARHLWDSAERRLDDLLADAPLSVVGRKLASLNTVDRRDQEWLISAALATSPTGIVHHSTETMPENGLCASPEPGRLLAAACGVADQIVARAFSDEHRTNWLGLELVDELYWTVLPMGASLGEGYTGVALFLAQLAELTGLGTYHELAFRALSPIPDLLDKLEADPELAEAAGCGGLLGLGGVAYALARLAKLLDDPSLLKLTERTVAVMPAARADLPPQFTTGLAGGVAAMSAVHSYAGIDAAGSLAAEYAAALKQAETVENTGFARGSAGIQWALGASFTTGVAGDRGNSVAGHGWCSGLAGLALADPGDAVPVLAGQPPLRDLSLCHGEFGIVDVLSVLAERGHPAAAAAVNRRAGRLVSAIEQNGARCGTPGAVSSPGLLTGLAGIGYGLLRLGFADRVPSVLTLH, encoded by the coding sequence GGCGCATGAGCCGGCCGATCAACGCCCCGATTGGGCGGCCTTCGCCGAAGGGCCGTTCGACGTGTCACCCCGGCCCGTGCCCGAAGACTGGCGCGGCGCCTTCGCGTCCGTGTTCCGTCCGCTCATCGACGCGGCGCGGCGCCCGATCGAGGCCGCGGACGTCACCGGTGTCGACCTCGAAGCCGTCAGTCGCTGCCTCGCCGAGCAGCTCAGCCTGCGTATTTGCTCGCTCGCCGCCCGGACGCTGGTGTTCGAGCTCAACAAGGCCCGCGCGAGAGGCAAGCTCACCGGGGAGACCTCGCAGGACCGCTTCCGCGACTTCGTGCGCCAGGCGGGCGAGAACCTGCCACAGCTCTTCACCGCTTACCCCGTGCTTGGACGCTTGGTAAGCCAGGCATGCCTGCACGCCTCCGAGGCCTACCTCGAACTCCTTCGCCGCTTCGCAGACGACCGCGACGCGCTTGAAGGCACCGTCGTCGACGAACTCGGCACGCTTGTCAAGGTTTCCGGGGGCGGGGACGCGCACCAGCGCGGCCGCACCGTGAAGCTGCTTGAGTTCTCCAGCGGTCAGCAGGTCATCTACAAGCCGAGGCCGCTTGAGCTGCACACTCGCTTCGCTGAGGTCGTCAGGTGGCTTAACAAGCGCGTGCCCGGACTCGAACTCGAAGCCGTCGACGCGTTGGTCCGTCCGGGTTACGGCTGGCTGCGGTTCGTCGAGCACCAGCCGTGTGCCGACCTGACCGAGGTGGACCGCTTCTACCGCCGCGAGGGCATCCTGCTCGCGCTGCTCTACGCCGTCGACGGCGCCGACGTGCACTTCGAGAACCTGATCGCCCGTGCGGGCCAGCCGGTGCTGATCGACATCGAGACCCTGTTCCACCCGGCGCTCCCGGCCAGCGAAGAGGCCGTCGACCCGGCGGCGGGCGCGGTGTCGCGCTCGGTGCTGCGCACCTGCCTGCTGCCGCAGATGTTCGTCGGCGAGCACGGCGCGGTCGACATCTCGGGGCTTGGCGGCGGCAAGGGCGGGAAGTTCCCGACCGATCACGTCGAGTGGCTCGACGCGGGCACCGACCGGATGCGCATCACCCGCGCGCCTGGCGAGTTCGCCGCCGCGGTGAACCGGCCGACTCTCGGTGACCGGGACATCGAACCCGGCGAGCACGGCGCCGCGCTGCTGGCCGGCTTCAGGATCGGTTACGACGCCATCGAAAGCGGCGCCACCGAGCTGCGCGAGCTGCTCGAGCAGTGCGCGGACGACGTGATCCGCGTCCTCGCGCGCCCCACCAACTTCTACGCCAGGCTGCTCGACGAGACCACGCACCCGGACCTGCTGCGTGACGCCTCCGCCCGTGACCGCGCGTTCGCGCTGGTCTGGGACGACTCGGCCGGTGACGCCGCGCGCAAGCGGCTGGCGCCCAGCGAGATCGCGGACCTGTGGGACGGCGACGTGCCGATGTTCACCGCGAAGCCCGGCGCGCGGCACCTCTGGGATTCGGCCGAGCGGCGGCTTGACGACCTGCTCGCCGACGCCCCGCTGAGCGTCGTCGGGCGCAAGCTGGCTTCGCTGAACACCGTCGACCGGCGTGATCAGGAGTGGCTGATCTCGGCGGCGCTGGCGACCAGCCCGACCGGGATCGTCCACCACAGCACCGAAACCATGCCGGAGAACGGCCTGTGCGCGTCCCCGGAGCCGGGCAGGCTGCTCGCCGCCGCGTGCGGGGTCGCCGACCAGATCGTCGCGCGCGCGTTCTCCGACGAGCACCGCACGAACTGGCTCGGCCTCGAACTCGTCGACGAGCTGTACTGGACCGTGCTGCCGATGGGCGCCAGCCTCGGTGAGGGCTACACCGGCGTCGCGCTGTTCCTCGCGCAGCTCGCCGAACTGACCGGACTCGGCACCTACCACGAACTCGCTTTCCGTGCGCTCAGCCCGATTCCGGACCTGCTCGACAAGCTCGAAGCCGATCCCGAACTCGCCGAAGCCGCGGGCTGCGGTGGTCTGCTGGGACTCGGCGGCGTCGCGTACGCGTTGGCACGACTGGCAAAACTGCTGGACGACCCGTCGCTGCTCAAGCTCACCGAGCGCACGGTCGCGGTGATGCCCGCCGCGCGCGCGGACCTGCCGCCGCAGTTCACCACCGGGCTCGCGGGCGGCGTCGCGGCGATGTCGGCCGTGCACTCGTATGCCGGGATCGATGCGGCCGGAAGCCTTGCCGCGGAGTACGCCGCCGCGTTGAAGCAGGCGGAAACCGTTGAAAATACTGGCTTCGCACGAGGTTCAGCAGGTATCCAGTGGGCGCTCGGCGCCTCTTTTACTACGGGCGTGGCGGGAGACCGAGGCAACTCGGTCGCCGGCCACGGCTGGTGCTCTGGTCTCGCGGGCTTGGCTCTCGCGGACCCGGGTGATGCCGTCCCGGTTCTGGCAGGACAGCCGCCGCTGCGCGATCTGAGCCTGTGCCATGGGGAATTCGGCATCGTGGACGTACTGTCCGTGCTCGCCGAACGTGGCCATCCAGCTGCCGCC